A part of Rhopalosiphum maidis isolate BTI-1 chromosome 3, ASM367621v3, whole genome shotgun sequence genomic DNA contains:
- the LOC113555697 gene encoding activating transcription factor 7-interacting protein 2-like: protein MNENKINKNNDELEQIDNREQKSQGSIDLDDGVIQLPVSTFKKILEQIFKDSEKLNDEYKLDQKSKTKVSISDVEMDLTNKVLPIKTEFDKTLRNEQYLFNTTRKRKLDQKLEEMFANKIIPSTSNNKKDIKTIPKPESKSKTITKNNIIPATSKNKKDSENDWLKTFKTPKIEKSRTTNLSNCQTLVKTIPKPESKSKTITTNNIIPATIVKSRTNCQSLSETIQKPEPKSITKFENNIIQLSNSKNKKDSENNCLNKFKIPEVVKSRTNCQSLSETIQKPEPKSITKFENNIIQLSNSKNKKDSENNCLNKFKIPEVVKSRTNCQSLSETIQKPEPKSITKFENNIIQLSNSKNKKDSENNCLNKFKIPEVVKSRTNCQSLSETIQKPEPKSITKFENNIIQLSNSKNKKDSENNCLNKFKIPEVVKSRTNCQSLSETIQKPDPKSETITILSNSISVKKLEVSTNNVKLSEYPPPLFPKPLFKIQQWKAVPPIPILTVETSGNIVTLTWDLNLCLQSAQIKLYELFTRKEVNADSHHSMWKKEGVIKPRMLPMTCKLINCHLGYTYHFALRAVDVHNRRTCFALQKTKI, encoded by the exons atgaatgaaaacaaaattaacaagAATAATGATGAGTTAGAACAAATCGACAACCGAGAACAAAAATCTCAAGGATCAATTGATTTAGATGACGGTGTAATTCAACTTCCagtatcaacatttaaaaaaatattagaac aaatatttaaagattccGAAAAGTTGAATGATGAGTATAAGCTagatcaaaaatcaaaaacaaaggTTTCTATAAGTGATGTTGAAATGGATCTTACCAATAAAGTATTGCCAATTAAAACAGAATTTGATAAAACTTTAAGGAATgagcaatatttatttaatactacacgGAAACGAAAACTTGATCAAAAATTAGAAGAAATGtttgcaaataaaattattccatCTACTAGTAACAATAAGAAAGATA TCAAAACTATACCGAAACCTGAGTCGAAATCAAAgacaataactaaaaataatattattccagctactagtaaaaataagaaagATAGTGAAAATGATTGGTTAAAAACCTTTAAAACTCCTAAAATCGAAAAATCAAGAACaacaaatttatcaaattgtcAAACTTTAGTCAAAACTATACCGAAACCTGAGTCGAAATCAAAGACAATAactacaaacaatattattccaGCTActa TCGTAAAATCAAGAACAAATTGTCAATCTTTGTCTGAGACTATACAGAAACCTGAGCcaaaatcaataacaaaatttgaaaataatattattcaattatctaatagtaaaaataagaaagATAGTGAAAACAAttgcttaaataaatttaaaattcctgAAGTCGTAAAATCAAGAACAAATTGTCAATCTTTGTCTGAGACTATACAGAAACCTGAGCcaaaatcaataacaaaatttgaaaataatattattcaattatctaatagtaaaaataagaaagATAGTGAAAACAAttgcttaaataaatttaaaattcctgAAGTCGTAAAATCAAGAACAAATTGTCAATCTTTGTCTGAGACTATACAGAAACCTGAGCcaaaatcaataacaaaatttgaaaataatattattcaattatctaatagtaaaaataagaaagATAGTGAAAACAAttgcttaaataaatttaaaattcctgAAGTCGTAAAATCAAGAACAAATTGTCAATCTTTGTCTGAGACTATACAGAAACCTGAGCcaaaatcaataacaaaatttgaaaataatattattcaattatctaatagtaaaaataagaaagATAGTGAAAACAAttgcttaaataaatttaaaattcctgAAGTCGTAAAATCAAGAACAAATTGTCAATCTTTGTCTGAGACCATACAGAAACCTGATCCAAAATCAGAGACAATAACGATTTTGTCGAATAGTATTTCAGTAAAGAAGTTAGAAGTTTCTACTAACAATGTTAAGCTTTCAGAATATCCACCACCTCTTTTTCCAAAACctctatttaaaattcaacaatGGAAAGCTGTTCCACCAATACCTATATTGACAGTTGAAACTTCAGGAAATATAGTGACATTAACTTGGGATTTGAATTTGTGTTTGCAGTCAGCACAAATCAAATTGTACGAACTGTTTACACGCAAAGAGGTAAATGCAGATTCACACCACTCAATGTGGAAAAAGGAGGGTGTTATTAAGCCACGTATGTTACCTATGACttgtaaactaataaattgtcatttagGATATACTTACCACTTTGCTCTGAGAGCAGTGGATGTTCACAACAGACGTACATGTTTTGCtttacaaaaaactaaaatttaa